GTAATGACCTACCAAAATGCATATTTGAAATCATTCCACATGAGGTTATCGATGCATTTCCCGCGACATTCAACCATTGCAGTAATTCTTTTCTTGGTCCTTTGCTTTCACCAAACTTATGCAGTTGAGGTTAACGAGCCAATCACTGCAAAGACACCCGAGCAGATCGCAGTTGAAGGGCTACGTGGTTTTTATACAAATCTACAGAAGCATAAAGACGGCACTGTACGACTTGTACGTTTGAGTAAACCACATGTAAAACTTGAAGTATTGGAGCATCTCGAGCAATTTCGAAAGCTCGATTATCTTGCGATTATCTGTCCTCACATTGGCGATGAAGGGCTGTCACACATTCAGCATCTGACCAACCTCGACACCCTGATGCTTTCCGAATCTGCAGTTGGTGATCATGGACTCTCATACCTAAAGCAACTCAACAAATTGGAACGGCTTGAGCTCAATAAGACAAAAATTTCTGATGAGGGATTGGCTCACCTTTCACATCTTGATCAACTCAAAGTACTTTCTTTGAAAAATACGAATATTACCGATGCAGGTTTGAAACGCCTCACCGGTTTAAAGAATCTCGAAGTACTCTTGCTTTCCGGGACGAAGGTGAGTGATGCGGGTTTCGGAATTTTAGCAAGTCTGAAAAAACTGAAAATATTGTATCTCGCTCGCACCCAAGTCAAAGGAAAGCAGCTTGCTACGCTTACTGACTTACCACAACTTGAATATTTGGTTCTGAATCGAAACGTGCTAGACAAGCAGTGTGTGCAAACACTTGTCAAAATGCCTAAGTTGAAAGGCTTGGAGTTGAAACACACGGGACTCCCTGGTGATTCGATCAATCAACTCACGAGAAGCTTAACAAAGACCAATGTCTTTTCTGATGTCTCTACTGTAATAAAAGATGAAACTTCTTCCCTTGTGTTCATGAAATCGGATTCTCTGAATCTGAAACCGATATTGAGCCCGATTCAGGATCGGATTCGTGCGAATGAAACACTGCAGCCTGGTTTTCAGAGGCATGTCATTCCACTGTTAGGCAGATTGGGTTGCAATAGCCGCAATTGTCATGGCTCATTTCAAGGGCGTGGTGGATTTCAACTATCGATGTTTGGATATGACTTTAAATTGGATCACGATAATTTGCTAAAACGTATTGATAAAAAAGTACCAGACCAAAGTTTGATCCTGAATAAACCAACCTCCGAAGATGAACACGAAGGAGGACTTCGTTTACCACCTGGTGGCTGGGAACAAAAACTGTTGCGTGAGTGGATTGCCAGTGGTGCGAAATCTGTAGTCGAAAATGCTCCCCAGTTTGTACGCTTGGATGTAACGCCCAAGCAAGTTGTGTTTTCGAAAAAAGGGGAGATGACTTCGATTAAGGCGATTGCAGTCTGGTCAGATGGTACGCGGGAAGATGTGACTTGTTTGACACGATTCGAGTCAAAAGATGATAGCGTCGCCGAGGTAACAGCTGAAGGGAAAATCCATGCCAAAGGGACCGGCGATACCTATGTGATTTCCTATTATGACAATGGGATTTTTTCGACTCAGGTCATATTGCCTGTTGAGAAAAAGCAAAAAGATGATTACCCCGTTGTTCCGACGCCAACTGAGATTGATCGACATGTAGTTAATAAACTGAAAAAACTGGGCATCCAACCATCAGGCTTGTGCACTGATGATGAATTTTTGCGACGAGTCAGTCTTGATATTACAGCCACCTTGCCTTCACCAGATGAGATTCGAGAGTTTCTTAACGATAAGACACCTGACAAACGCAGTCAAAAGATTGAGGAATTGCTCAAGCAACCTGCTTACGTTGCCTGGTGGAGTATGAAACTCTGTGACCTAACAGGGAGTAATGCGGGCTATCTGGGTGGGACTGAAATGGCTCAGCCTGTGGTCAGTCAATGGAATGCCTGGATCAAGCGTCGAGTTGAAGACAATATTGGATGGAATCAAATCGTTTCGGGTATCATTTTAGGCACAAGTCGTTTACCAGGGGAAACCTATGATGAATTCATGGTTAGACAGAGTGAATTCACGAGTGTCAAAGATCGAAAGGACTTCACGGCACTTAATAACAGTATGCCTCATTACTGGGCGCGGAGTAATATGTCAGTTCCCTCTGATAAGGCATTAGCTTTCGGTTACACCTTCCTGGGAATGCGTCTTGATTGTGCTCAATGTCACAAACATCCGTTTGATGAATGGTCGAAACAAGACTTTCAACTTTTTACCGAGTTTTTTACACGGATTAAATTTGGTACTCCTGCTGATGCGAAAGTCTTGCATGAACAGACACGTAATATGTTGGGAGTTCCTGTCAAATTGAATACCGCTGCATTACGGAGGCAGAGTTATTTGCGGATCGCAGCAGAAGGACGTCCCATTCCCTGGAGAGAAGTCTACATCGAAGCAGCCAAGGGGGACAAGCAAATTGCGAAATTGCTTGGAGGCCAGAAGATGGATATCAGCAAAAATTCTGATCCGCGTCAATTATTGATGCATTGGATGTTGAATGAACCAAACCGTTATTTTGCGAAAGCGTTTGTAAATCGCATTTGGGCTCATTATTTCAATGTGGGCATTATTAATCCTCCTGATGATTTGAATCAAGCCAATCCACCCAGCAATAAGGCATTGCTGGATTATCTGGTCAAGGGATTTGTAGATAGCGGGTATAATATGAAATGGCTGCATCGTACGATTACTAATAGTCGAACTTATCAATTGAGCTGGCGCCCTAATGATACGAATCGCAAAGACACTCGTAATTTCAGTCATGCCGTTTTGAGGCGTTTGCCCGCGGAAGTTGCCATTGATGCGATTCTGAAAGCGACAGCAGATCAAAAGACGGCAAGCCAGTTTTCCAGTAAAATAGATCAACGGAAAATTTCACAACACCCAAGGTCTTATCAGGCCAGGGCCATTGACTTTTCACTGTTAGTTTTCGGAAAACCGTTACGAACAACGAACTGTGACTGTGAACGACAGAATGAACCAACACTGTTGCAGTCATTGTATGTGCGTAACGATGAAGAAATGTTGAGTCACTTAACTCGATCCAATGGTTGGCTGAGTGAATTGAAAAATCGAAGTTCTGAGCAGGCTGATTTAGATGCTCTCGTTTCAGAAGCCTATTTAAGAACGCTTTCTCGACTTCCTGATAAGATAGAAATGAAAGAAAGCCAACTTCATTTAAAGTCGACAAAGACGCTGCATGAGGGTATGCATGATTTAATGTGGGCGCTATTGAACACACAGGAATTTATTACTAATCATTAAATTAAAATTAGCGGTTGGGTGAATTTTTAAAACTATTTTCACTGAGGAATATCAAATGAAACACTGCGACAAAATCACGAGACGGAATGTGTTACAAGCGGGGTTTCTGGGGGGGCTTGGGCTCTCACTTTCTAATTTCCTCAACTTGTCAGCATTGAATGCGGAAACGACTGGAAAGAAATCTTCGAAAGCGGATTCAGTCTTATTTTTGAATCTTGCAGGGGGAGTTTCTCACCTCGATACGCTTGATAGAAAACCGGAAGCCCCCGTCGAAACTCAAGGTGAGTTTAAGTCGATTCAAACTTGTATTCCTGGCCACAGTGTATGTGAATATATGCCAAAGTATGCAGCAATGGCTGATCAATTTACGTTGATTCGTGGGATTTCACATTCTGCGGGGGCCCATCCTCAAGGCCAATCCTGGATCTCAACTGGTAATCGTCCCGTACCTGCTTTGATTTATCCCTCTTTGGGATCTGTAGTCAGTAAAGAGATTTCGAGTAAACCTGATTTACCAGGATATGTAGCAATACCCAAAACAGAGTGGAATGCCGGTTATATGGGGGATGCGTATGCTCCGTTCAAAACGAATACCGTTCCCCGTCCGGGACAACCATTTCAAGTAAGAGGTATTTCTTTGCCTGACGGTTTAACAATTGAGAAAGTAAATCAACGACAGCAGTTGCTCAGCAAGTTAGACCGTCGATTTAAAGAGGACTCTACTGAGAGTCAATTATTGGAAGCGTTAGATAAATTTGGGTCTCAAGCCTATAACATGATAACATCAAAACGAGCGCGTGCTGCCTTTGATGTTGAGCGGGAATCATCAAAGATCCGTGGGTTATTTGGTACTGATGAGTTCAGTCAATCCGTATTTCTTGGCTGTCGTTTGATTGAATATGGTGTTCCCTTTGTAACAGCAACGTACCAAGGCTGGGACACACACACCGAAAATTTTGCTGGTCATCGAAGATTGTTACCGCCCCTCGATGTGGGGATCACAGCCGGTTTGAAAATGTTAAAGCAAAAGGGATTATTGGAGAGGACGCTGGTTGTCATTATGGGGGAATTTGGTCGTACTCCCAAAATTAATGTGAACGCGGGGCGTGATCATTATCCTCGTGCGAATTGGTGTTTAATGACTGGCGGAGGAATTAAGCCTGGACAGTTTATTGGTGGTACGAATAAAGCCGGTGATGCGCCTGATGATAAAACAAATATTAAACCAGATGATATCGCCGCAACCATTTATCACGCTTTGGGCATCGATCCACTTATGGAATACTATACCAATACCGGACGTCCAACGATGCTGGTTCCACATGGCCGCATCATGCGTGAACTGTTTGCCTAAAGTTCCAGCGGAACGACGCGATAAATCTTTTCATCTGATCAGGCTGGATTCAAGTGAATGACTGAGGCTGGACTATCTGCCAATAATTCCTCCTTAACGTTCTTTGCTTTTCCAAGCATGATTGCTTTGTGTCATTGACTGTAGTCTAATGAGCATATTGTAAGGCTGAAACGTCTTCTTTTCTCAAGATGCGTCATTTTATTTCAGTAGGCGCACAGTATTATAAAGGCACATTTATTATGAAATATCTCGTGGCTATTATGCTCTGCTTTTTCTTCTTTCCCCTTTTGACAAAAGCAGAGGAGAGAGCAGTTAAACCGAATATTGTGCTCATTATGGCAGACGATTTGGGGTATGGTGATTTGAGTTGCTACGGCAGTGTTAATTGTCAAACTCCTAATCTTGATCGTTTAGCTGCCAAAGGGATGCGATTTACAGATTTTCATTCGAGTGGAACTGTTTGCAGTCCTACGCGCGCTGGTCTCTTAACGGGTCGTTATCAGCAACGTGCTGGTATTGATGGAGTGGTTTATGCAGATCCCCAAAAAAATCGACATCATGGACTGCAAAAAAATGAAGTCACTTTGGGGCAATGTTTACAGGCTGCTGGCTATCGAACGGGCATGTTTGGTAAATGGCACTTAGGGTATCAGAGGCAATACAATCCGACATTTCGAGGCTTCCAAAAATTTGTGGGTTATGTGAGTGGAAATGTAGACTACTTTGCACATCTGGATGGAACTGGTGTCTTTGACTGGTGGCACAATGCGAAATTGAATCGATCGGAACAGGGGTATGTGACCCACTTAATTACAGACCATGCGGTTGACTTTATCCGTCAACAAAAGGACGAACCATTTTTTATCTATATTGCTCATGAAGCAGTACATTATCCCTATCAGGGACCAAATGATAAACCAATACGAAAAGAAGGCGTTGGAGATATTAAATCAGCCAAACGAAAAGATGTAACTAATGCCTATCGAGAAATGAATACAGAAATGGACCGAGGAATTGGTAAGGTGATGTCAGTGCTGGATGAACTAGAACTGACTGAAAATACCTTTGTATTTTTTCTGTCCGATAATGGTGCAAATAATAAAGGATCTAATGGAAAATTACGCGGGTTCAAAGGTAGTGTGTGGGAAGGGGGGCATCGTGTTCCCGGGATTGCTTTTTGGCCTGGCCATATCCCAGCGGGAAGTGTTTGTGACGAAACTGTGATTAGTATTGATCTGATGCCTACAATTTTAGAGTTGGCACAAACGACTGTCCCCGCTTCTCATCAATTAGACGGTGTCAGTCTGATAAATTTATTGACCAAACAGCAACGACTAAAGCCACGAAAAATATTTTGGGACTACCGTGAACGTTATGCAGTCAGACAAGGGTCTTGGAAGCTTGTATTGAATCAGAACCGTCAAACACCTGTCGAATTGTTTGACCTTCAAACAGATCTCTCTGAAACAAATAATCTGGCGAAACAGAATCCTGAGAAAGTACAACAAATGAAGAGGGCACTTAATCTCTGGAAAAAAGAGATGAATCAAACAGCTACATCACAACCTGAAAAAAAATAAAATGCAAAGAGTTCACAATTAGGAGACTGCTTAATGTTTCGACTAATGCTACTGCTGATTTTCTTATTACCTTTGAACTTGAATGCAGCAGAGAATACTGGGAATTCACTTCGGGCAGGAGCTGCAAAAGTAAATATTAATCCTCGGAACTTTCCGGTTTCTATGACTGGAAGTTTTCAAGATCGCCAGGCAAAATCGGCTCATGATCCCCTGCATGCACGTGCTCTGGTGTTGAGAAATAGGCAAACCAGTATTGCGTTTGTAGTGTGTGATATTTGTTTGATTTCACGTGATATTTTCGATGCTGCCAAAAAAGAAGCATCGTTGAAAACAGGTATTCCGACCAGTCACATGCTGACATCTGCAACACATACACATACTGCACCCACTTCAGTACCGCTAGCACAATGTAATCCGAATCCGGAATATGTACAATTTCTAACCGAAAGTATTGCTCGAGCAATTATCGACGCGCATGCGCGACTTGCACCTGCCAAAATCGCTTGGACTTCGGCTCAAGAACCTGGAGAAGTGAATAACCGTCGTTGGTATGTGAAAGCGGAGGGACTTCAAACTAATCCGTTTGGAAAAAAAACTGACAAGGTGCGGACGAACCCTCCCAGGGGAAGTGACCTGTTGATTAAACCGGCAGGCCCAATCGATCCCGAGATTGCAATCCTCTCGTTACAACATGCAGATGGGCGTCCACTGGCACTTTTAGCCAACTATTCGTTGCATTATGTAGGCGGAATTCCTCCTAATCAACTTTCGGCAGATTACTTTGGTGAGTTTGCAAGACAGATAAAAAAACGACTCGGTGGAGATGATACGTTCATTGGAATTATGTCGAATGGGACCAGTGGTGATATCAATAACTATAATTTCAAAAAACCACGACCTCGGGGGGCCGCATTTGAGCGGGTATTTGCAGTTGCATCAATCATTGCCGACCGTGCATATCAGGCTGTCAAAGGTCTCAAGTACCATAGTGATATTTCATTACAAATGCAGGAGCGAACAATTGACTTGGCAATCCGAAAACCGACTCCAGAAGAAGTGACGTACGCCAGCAAACTCCTATCTGAAGCGAAAAACATCCAAAGGCTAACGACAAAGGAAGTCTATGCCCAAGAGACAATCCGCATAGATCAAGGTCCTGACAACGTGAATCTCAAGCTTCAGGTTTTGCGAATTGATGAGTTGGGGATTGTGGCAATTCCATGCGAAGTATTTGTAGAAATTGGTCTGGATATCAAACAGAAGAGTCCACTTAAGCCAACCTTTATTATTGGTCTGGCCAATGGTTATAACGGTTATTTGCCAACGCCGGAACAACATATACTGCAAGGTTATGAAACCTGGCGTTCGGGATGGAGTTACTTGGAAACTGATGCTTCGAAAAAAATTGAAAAACAGATTATAATGATGCTCAAGCAGATCAGTGATTAAAGCAATAATGTATTGTGATTTGACTCTGATATGTTGATGAATGAAATCACATGAGTTCTAAAGGACAAAAAAATGAAAAGATTATGGATTGCTTTTGGGCTTGTAGGAATTTGTATCTTTCACGCGAGTCAAGTGGGTTGTGCTGAAGATCCTAATCAATTAACGAAACAGGAAAAACTACAGGGCTTTAAATCGCTCTTTAATGGAAAAGATTTGAAGGGATGGAAACATAGTGGGAATTGGAGAGTGGAAGAGGGAGTAATTAGTCGTGGAGGAAAAGGTGGCAGTCTTGTTTATCAAACACGACCCATGCCCGATGACTTTGAACTCGTGTTTGAATGGAAAGTAGCGGATGGTAGTAATAGCGGTGTCTATTATCGTCCCGGGCAATATGAGTATCAGATCCTTGATAATGCGAAGCATCCAGATGGTAAAAATCCACGTACTAGTGCCGCCTCTATTTATTTCTGTATGCCGCCTTCACATGACGCCACAAGGCCGGTTGGGCAGTGGAACAAAGGGCGGATTAAGTGTAAAGGAACTGTTATTCAACATTGGTTGAATGGTGAGAAAGTTATCGACTTGGATTACACTGATCCTCGTTACGCATGGCAGGTCGGGCTCTTGGCAAATCGAGGAGGAGACCTTGCTGATCGGGGAGCAAACTTATCTCTGCAAGATCATGGTGACCCGGTTTGGTATCGAGGAGTCAAAATGAGGATGATTCCGAAAGATGAAAAATTAGATCGATCTTCAATTAAACCAGCTAAAGTTTCAGATACAGCAATGGCAGCAGAGCAACGTAAATTGCAGCGTATCATGGAAAACCGCGCAAGACAAAAACAGAAAAAGTGAGTGCCTACTTGTAGTCTTCACATAATGATCTTTGACATTCTAACCCTTATGATAGAGCTTTCTCATAGAAAAAGAACCGCCATGACATTGATGAAGCATTTAATGCTTGTAAGTTTTTATATTCTGATGACCGCAAAATTTGTTAATTCTGCCGAGCCTGTCCGCGTTATTTTCGATACAGATATTTCAGGTGATGTGGATGATGTGCTTGCATTAGCAATGATTCATACTCTGGCAGATCGAGGAGAGTGTGAATTGTTGGCAGTTACGATTTCAAAGATTAATCCTCTGACGGGGCCATTTACCGATGCTGTAAATACTTTCTATGGGAGGAATGAGATTCCGATTGGTGTTACACTTCAAGCTCAACATCGTCAAAGCAAATATTTGAATTTGATTCATAAGAGAGATAACAATCAGCTGCGTTATCCACATGATGTTAAATCTAACAAGGATCTTCCTAATGCTGTTAAATTACTGAGGAAGACGCTCGCCTTGGAAAAAAATCAATCGGTGGTGATTATTCAGGTAGGATTAGCAGCAAATCTGGCTGATCTTATAGAATCCAAACCAGATGAATTCAGTCCACTCACCGGTGTGGAATTGATCCGTAGTAAAGTACGGCTGGCCTCAGTAATGGCGGGGGCGTTTGAGTCCATTAACGGCAACGAACGCTATCTTGAAGCAAATGTTCGTAATGGGATTCACTCGATGCAACGATTTGCAAAATTATGGCCTGAAGAGGTCCCTGTTATTTGGAGTGGCTTTGAAATTGGTGTCGCTGTCCCTTATCCACGAGAGAGTATCGCGAGAGATTTTGAGTATATGAAACATCACATCGTGCGTGAATCCTATTTACTGCATAGTGGACCTGAACATGATCGGCCCTGTTGGGATTTGACGAGTGTTCTTTATGCGATTCGTCCGCAAGAGAATTACTTTAACCTATCAAAATCCGGGCGAGTAAGTGTTTCAGATGATGGATTTACAAAATTTCAATCTGAAAAGGATGGCCGTGATCGTTTTTTGAAAATGAATGCAGTCCAGGCAATACGAGTTCGAGAAGTTTTACGTGATTTAGTAAGCCAACCACCTTTGAAAAGAGCACCATAACTCTATATGAGCAATTATTTAAACCACATCATTAATAAATAGAGTTTTGACCATCAGGTTTGAATAGAGGCGTTAGTCACTGACACTCTTGGCGACTTCGTCTAACAGAGCGTCTATTGAATGACACATCTCTTTTTTCAACGCATGCAAACTATTTTGCACTACAACCAATCCATCGATTCGATTTTTAGTTTTTTTATCATTTGTGGATGGGTCGCTTGTGAGTTCTCGTTCATCGAGTTTACTTTGATGCTCTTCAATTTCAGAGTCTGGCATAGAGTTCATTAACTTACTGACTAGCATTTCTGTATCGATTGGTTTTACAAAGAGATCTCTAAAACCAAGTGCAAGTGCTTCTCGCGTCAGGCCTTTCATCTTAGGAGATGATGTACCATGTTCTCTTGTAACAGTCAGATAAAAATGCAGCGGTGGACTAACTCCTTCATCATCAAATCGCTCTATTCTTGCTGCTTCTTTATACAAATCAATCGCATTCATTGAAGGTAGAAAAAGACTGGTTATGACGGTGTCGATCGAAAAATCTGATTTTAAGATGGCGAGTGCTTCTTCCCCACTTTCTGCAGTTAATGTACCAAAACCATGGTAAGTCAATTTCTGGTTCAAACTCTGTCGTATGAATCCGATTTCATCGACGATTAGTATTTTCATAATCTCACCCTGTCATGAATCTAAAAGCATGCGCATCTTGCTATTTGATTTGGGGTCTTACACATATTCTTCTATCGCCTTCTGATATCAAAATAAAAATAGGGGATATTACCCAATTTAGGGTGGAGTATTTACCTCAATATTGAATAGTATGGTATATTTGGGTATTACAGGTGGAGTTAGATGCTATGGTTTTATAGTGGTTGGAATCGAATTGTATTAGTCGTGATTAGCTTTACATTTTCTTACGATTGCTAAAAAAATTTTTTAGTAGTTTGTTTGGTTTAAATTATGTGATTATATAAAGCATCACTTTATTGAAATTTTTTGAAATGTGGCATATTCGCTTACATATTTTTGAAAAAGAAAATAAGTGCACTGATCAATCATTCTAGGAATCACTTCTCTTAGTATTTTGAAAAAATCAGCGACCTCATTTATTGGGTGCTGCTGTGCATCATAGTACCTGTATTATTCCCCTTCGCAGATACTGAAAAGTACCAGAAAACGGTGTTATATTTTTCTTGATGAAGTGCTTGACAAGCGATTTCACTAAGAATTTTCTGGTCAAAGTAACATCAAATACCCTCTCTCAATCATACTTAGTTCATCTTAGAATCTTACAAAATAGAGTGACTGATATAATTGATTGTTGAAATCAAAGACAACGTCTAAGTTTTCAATATTCGTTGCCTCCCCTCAAAATGGCTCAGTTACTACAACCAAGTAGAATTAATTTGCGACACAAAATTTTCAATTTTTTTATAGAGATATGATCTATAAAATAAAGAGTATTCTGAATTTCCTAATTGTGTAAGTGAACTAACACTAATACTCTGTGCAAAATAACATTTTATTGAGGTCCGAATGAACGATTTTGTTGTTTATGTAATTGATGATGATCCAGATGTCCTGGATTCTATTGCATTTCTACTAAACACTTCAGGTTATCAAGTCAAAACTTTTGACAGTGTTCGTTCATTTTTGGAATCTAAAGAAGTCGTGTTTACAGGTTGTATCCTAATCGACCTGATTATGCCTGAAATTTCTGGTATTGAAGCAATGGAGCTATTTAAAAAGCAAAACATTCATTTTCCTTTAATTATGATGAGTGCATATGGTGATATTGAAAAAGCGGTTTCCGCAGTAAAACTGGGAGCCTGTGATTATCTTGAAAAACCTTTCGAGAAAGAAAAATGTATCAAAGCCATCGAATACGCTAAATCACTTTTGAATACTGATGAAGACGATTCGGAAAATAATGGTCGAGTTCACCTGCATTTGTATAATGGTTTAACTCGTAGAGAGAAGCAGGTCTTTCATTTAATTGCTGAGGGGCATTCTGGTAAGCAAATTGCAAGCTGTATGTCGATCAGCTACCGGACTATGGAAAAGCATAAAGCGAATGTGTTAAACAAATTGGGGATCTCAAGTGCCACTGATATTGTACATATTTTGTACAAAATTAAAGACCTGCCGGGGTATTCGAAAACTGATAATGATTCATAGTTAATGTAATCCTTTCAATCAGGTTTATAGTATTTCTGTATTTGCACATCAAAATTCTAAAAAAACTCGCCCTCGTATTCACACTTCAAGAATCCACTCAAATTCAATTCAACGATGAATAGCCTGTCTGTTACTTACACAGACTACTTGATTTCTTCTTAAACTATTTCAAGCTAAAGCTTAAGAGTACATTACGCGAAGCAATTTCAAACTCATCGTCTATCTACACCGAGAGTGATTACCCTCCATGTTTTTTGGGGAGATTTCCCTATGTTATAAACACCTTTAGAAAGTCGATAATTCAGCTGGCTACATGGCCAAGTGTTGATCTTGTGACGTGAACGATGTGCTTAATAGGGAGGAATGAGAGAAAGTGTAATAAAGAAGATTCCTGTAGATTAAAAGGGCCTCACATGACTTCTCACCAAGTCAAATTATTTGACGATTACTTAGCGAGACAGATTTTAAAATTTAGTATAGATGTGTCAGTAGCGATTGATGAATTGGGTGTAGTACTTATGGCCAGTGAATCAGTCTCTCGAGTGTTTGGGTGGCAACCAGACGAAATCGTGGGAGAAAATATCCGTGTTTTTGCTTCTGAATCGCAATTAAAACAGTTTG
The Gimesia aquarii DNA segment above includes these coding regions:
- a CDS encoding response regulator transcription factor translates to MNDFVVYVIDDDPDVLDSIAFLLNTSGYQVKTFDSVRSFLESKEVVFTGCILIDLIMPEISGIEAMELFKKQNIHFPLIMMSAYGDIEKAVSAVKLGACDYLEKPFEKEKCIKAIEYAKSLLNTDEDDSENNGRVHLHLYNGLTRREKQVFHLIAEGHSGKQIASCMSISYRTMEKHKANVLNKLGISSATDIVHILYKIKDLPGYSKTDNDS